One Orrella dioscoreae genomic window carries:
- a CDS encoding nucleotidyl transferase AbiEii/AbiGii toxin family protein → MTASRELPSGPWEVLLSRALSLLADLQSIGGISDPYWTLGGGTVLMFRHDHRTSKDIDIFVPDPQYLGYLTPRLSDRTADLTTNYVEDPSSYIKLQFEEGEIDFVASPNLLKNAWERWEIQGQAIRVEHSAEIIAKKMFHRGNQASARDLFDLCLVIEREPDMLMTAAPHLLLHRDAFLARIQKPSAILRSSFEAIDTRRYTPSFAHCVDVASSFLKNL, encoded by the coding sequence ATGACCGCCTCCCGCGAGCTCCCTTCCGGGCCGTGGGAAGTCCTTCTGTCACGGGCGCTTTCTCTGCTCGCCGACCTGCAAAGTATCGGTGGCATCTCGGACCCATATTGGACGCTTGGCGGCGGCACCGTGCTGATGTTCCGGCACGACCATCGCACCAGCAAGGACATCGACATCTTTGTCCCGGATCCCCAGTACCTGGGATACCTGACGCCTCGCCTGAGCGATCGTACCGCGGATCTCACGACAAACTACGTTGAAGATCCAAGCTCATATATCAAGCTCCAGTTCGAAGAGGGCGAGATCGATTTCGTGGCATCGCCCAATCTCCTGAAGAATGCCTGGGAGCGGTGGGAAATTCAGGGGCAGGCAATACGCGTCGAGCACTCCGCTGAAATCATTGCCAAGAAAATGTTCCACCGGGGCAATCAGGCAAGTGCGCGAGACCTGTTCGACCTGTGCCTCGTCATCGAGCGGGAGCCCGACATGCTGATGACGGCCGCGCCACACCTGCTGCTGCATCGGGACGCCTTTCTTGCCCGCATCCAAAAGCCTTCGGCCATATTGCGCAGCAGCTTCGAAGCCATCGACACACGTCGTTATACGCCCAGCTTCGCGCACTGCGTCGACGTCGCGTCGTCCTTCCTCAAAAACCTTTAG
- a CDS encoding PQQ-dependent sugar dehydrogenase, with protein MMRGTFNSALGGCRRAVMSALGGAALLAGASVFAPVAQAKEGEPSMPYKVQTLVEGLHFPWSLAFLPDGGMLVTERTGQLRHITPEGMLVDKPIQGVPPVFVAGQAGLMDVALDPDFVQNQRIFLTHAYGTSSANNTRLISARLADGKLEDVQTVFSALPAKSGGAHYGGRIAFLPDKSLVLTLGDGFDFRERAQDPSNHLGSSVRVNRDGSVPPDNPFAGQDGVASEIFTLGHRNVQAIVYEPRYHKLYSAEHGPKGGDELNLLEPGKNYGWPVATHGVDYTGAKVSPHLDLPGLQPAVLYWTPSIAPSGMTVYWGDVFTGWRGDVFVSALAERSVRRIAMRDGVPTGEQEVLFKELDARIRDVRTGPDGALYLLTDEEKGRVLRVVR; from the coding sequence ATGATGCGGGGAACATTCAACAGTGCCTTGGGCGGCTGCCGCCGCGCCGTGATGTCGGCCCTGGGCGGCGCTGCATTGCTGGCAGGCGCATCGGTCTTCGCACCGGTGGCGCAGGCCAAGGAAGGCGAGCCGTCCATGCCCTACAAGGTCCAGACGCTGGTGGAAGGATTGCATTTCCCCTGGTCGCTGGCTTTCCTGCCCGACGGCGGCATGCTCGTCACGGAACGCACCGGCCAACTGCGCCACATCACCCCGGAAGGCATGCTGGTCGACAAGCCGATACAAGGCGTCCCGCCTGTCTTCGTCGCGGGCCAGGCCGGCCTCATGGACGTTGCGCTGGATCCCGATTTCGTGCAGAACCAGCGCATCTTCCTGACCCATGCCTATGGCACGTCCAGCGCCAACAACACGCGGCTGATCAGCGCACGGCTGGCCGACGGCAAGCTGGAGGACGTGCAGACGGTCTTCAGCGCCTTGCCCGCGAAATCGGGCGGGGCGCACTACGGCGGGCGCATCGCCTTCCTGCCCGACAAGTCGCTGGTGCTGACGCTGGGGGATGGCTTCGATTTCCGCGAACGCGCGCAGGACCCCTCCAATCACCTGGGCAGTTCCGTGCGCGTGAACCGGGATGGCAGCGTGCCGCCCGACAATCCCTTCGCGGGCCAGGACGGCGTGGCTTCCGAGATCTTCACGCTGGGCCACCGCAACGTCCAGGCCATCGTCTATGAACCGCGCTATCACAAGCTGTATTCAGCCGAGCATGGCCCCAAGGGCGGCGATGAATTGAACCTGCTGGAGCCGGGCAAGAACTACGGCTGGCCCGTGGCCACCCACGGCGTGGACTACACCGGCGCCAAGGTGTCGCCGCATCTCGATCTGCCGGGCCTGCAACCCGCCGTGTTGTATTGGACGCCGTCCATCGCCCCGTCGGGCATGACGGTGTATTGGGGCGACGTGTTCACGGGCTGGCGCGGGGATGTCTTCGTGTCGGCGCTGGCCGAACGCAGCGTACGGCGGATCGCCATGCGCGATGGCGTGCCGACGGGAGAACAGGAGGTGCTGTTCAAGGAACTGGACGCCCGCATCCGGGATGTGAGGACCGGTCCGGATGGGGCGCTGTATCTGCTGACGGATGAGGAGAAGGGAAGGGTGTTGCGGGTGGTTCGATAA
- a CDS encoding mandelate racemase/muconate lactonizing enzyme family protein, giving the protein MPKIASIDVCAAAVPLDKVTSFSNRSVSTRHYGLVKVRTDDGIEGIGFCYVGSAAGGIFSAAVQELLAPVLLGKDTHAVEALWRDMYQESLLQGRQGTVLRAISALDTAIWDINARAAKLPLHRYLGAVELESVPAYASGGYYLDGKTPQHLGEEMASYAAKGFKAVKMKTGRLSPREEEARLKAAREAVGPDVEVMMDCNNAWEDLTQALQYIRRFEQYDPYFIEEPFGPDDIDNHARLARATRLPIATAEIGYGRWYHKQLLEKEACSILQTDAAVCGGITEWKRIAATAASHGVVVCPHWFHDLHAPLVAATPNARYVEYFWDDQVLNFRRLVDRQLDHKNGRVILHQTPGLGFGFDEKEVAKTGKWVTVR; this is encoded by the coding sequence GTGCCGAAGATTGCTTCCATCGACGTCTGCGCCGCCGCCGTGCCGCTGGACAAAGTCACTTCCTTTTCCAACCGCAGCGTCAGCACCCGTCATTACGGACTGGTCAAGGTGCGCACCGACGACGGCATCGAAGGCATCGGCTTCTGCTATGTGGGCAGCGCCGCCGGCGGCATCTTCAGCGCCGCGGTGCAGGAACTGCTGGCGCCCGTGCTGCTGGGCAAGGACACGCACGCCGTGGAAGCGCTGTGGCGCGACATGTACCAGGAGTCGCTGCTGCAGGGCCGCCAGGGCACCGTGCTGCGGGCCATCAGCGCGCTGGACACCGCCATCTGGGACATCAACGCCCGCGCGGCCAAGCTGCCGCTGCACCGCTACCTGGGCGCCGTCGAGCTGGAAAGCGTGCCGGCCTATGCCAGCGGCGGCTATTACCTGGACGGCAAGACCCCGCAGCACCTCGGCGAGGAAATGGCCAGCTATGCCGCCAAGGGCTTCAAGGCCGTCAAGATGAAGACGGGCAGGCTCTCGCCGCGCGAGGAAGAGGCGCGCCTGAAGGCCGCGCGCGAGGCCGTCGGGCCGGACGTGGAAGTGATGATGGACTGCAACAACGCCTGGGAGGACCTGACGCAGGCGCTGCAGTACATCCGCCGCTTCGAGCAATACGACCCCTACTTCATCGAGGAGCCTTTCGGTCCGGACGACATCGACAACCACGCCCGCCTGGCACGCGCCACGCGCCTGCCCATCGCCACCGCCGAGATCGGCTATGGCCGCTGGTACCACAAGCAATTGCTGGAGAAGGAGGCGTGCAGCATCCTGCAGACGGATGCTGCCGTGTGCGGCGGCATCACCGAGTGGAAGCGCATTGCGGCCACCGCCGCCAGCCATGGCGTGGTGGTGTGCCCGCACTGGTTCCATGACCTGCACGCGCCGCTGGTGGCCGCCACGCCGAACGCGCGCTATGTCGAATACTTCTGGGATGACCAGGTGCTGAACTTCCGCCGCCTGGTGGATCGCCAGCTGGATCACAAGAATGGCCGCGTCATCCTGCACCAGACCCCGGGCCTGGGTTTCGGTTTCGACGAGAAGGAGGTGGCGAAGACCGGCAAGTGGGTCACCGTGCGCTGA
- the pdxY gene encoding pyridoxal kinase, giving the protein MLVLSLQSQLVYGYAGNSAAVPVLQAAGLTVLPVPTTLLSNTPHYPDFTRAPIGAKEVGDLLSGIMQRVQPSDITAVLTGWMGSAEIVRTTAAFIRELKAKHPGVLYLCDPVMGDAKSGLYVNPACAEAIAEALVPLADILTPNTFELDRLQGTEPASIVARLRALSGPANRPVVVSSVPAEDGTVANVAGTAKGEVWRVRTPLLSPALTGTGDVMTARFLAAWLEGESLANALALGVGGIFAVIEAAEQRGAPEMPLTQVMRQVLAPSRRFVPERWADEA; this is encoded by the coding sequence ATGCTCGTCCTCTCCCTCCAATCCCAACTCGTCTACGGCTATGCCGGCAATTCCGCAGCAGTCCCTGTCCTCCAGGCCGCCGGCCTGACGGTGCTGCCGGTCCCCACGACGCTGCTTTCCAATACCCCCCACTATCCCGACTTCACCCGGGCGCCCATTGGCGCCAAGGAAGTGGGTGACCTGCTGTCGGGCATCATGCAGCGCGTGCAGCCGTCTGACATCACGGCAGTGCTGACAGGCTGGATGGGGTCGGCCGAGATCGTGCGCACCACCGCCGCCTTCATCCGTGAACTGAAGGCCAAGCATCCCGGCGTGCTTTACCTGTGCGATCCGGTGATGGGCGATGCCAAGTCGGGGCTGTACGTGAACCCGGCCTGTGCGGAGGCCATTGCGGAAGCACTCGTGCCCTTGGCCGATATCCTCACGCCGAACACCTTCGAGCTGGATCGCCTGCAAGGCACCGAGCCCGCCTCCATCGTGGCGCGCCTGCGTGCCCTGAGCGGACCGGCCAACCGGCCGGTGGTCGTCAGCAGCGTGCCCGCCGAAGACGGTACCGTGGCCAACGTGGCGGGCACGGCGAAGGGCGAGGTATGGCGCGTGCGCACGCCACTGCTGTCTCCCGCGCTGACGGGAACGGGCGATGTGATGACGGCGCGTTTCCTGGCCGCGTGGCTGGAAGGCGAAAGCCTGGCCAACGCCTTGGCATTGGGCGTGGGTGGGATCTTCGCGGTGATCGAGGCGGCAGAACAACGCGGCGCGCCGGAGATGCCGCTGACACAGGTGATGCGCCAGGTGCTGGCGCCGTCGCGCCGCTTCGTGCCGGAGCGGTGGGCGGACGAGGCGTGA
- a CDS encoding Bug family tripartite tricarboxylate transporter substrate binding protein gives MQRRTFLAAAAASAVTLALPSLARAAAASSGLPSGPVRLIVGFPAGGGTDVLARLIGQKLAADWGIPVIVENRAGAAGVIAADFVAKQPGDGNTLLLTHINSHGIAPGLQPNLGYDVDRDFTPLALVGKTPTVLVANVNQPAKDLKSLVEQCKAQPGKVIFGSAGSGSAQHLALEIFKARAGIDVLHVPYKGSAPLMTDLMGGHVHYAFEGMTTATPLIQSSKVRALAQTLQTRVESLPNVPTIAEQGYPDFEASIWFAVDGPAGMPAPLADRLSADLDKVLALPDVAERLKQFGAAEGGGGRARYAEFGRAERKKFAQVIQQANIRPEG, from the coding sequence ATGCAACGCAGAACCTTCCTGGCCGCGGCCGCCGCCTCGGCCGTCACCCTTGCACTGCCTTCGCTGGCGCGCGCCGCCGCGGCGTCGTCCGGGCTGCCGTCCGGCCCGGTGCGCCTCATCGTCGGCTTCCCTGCCGGTGGCGGCACCGATGTGCTGGCTCGCCTCATCGGCCAGAAACTGGCTGCCGACTGGGGCATCCCCGTCATCGTCGAGAACCGCGCGGGCGCGGCGGGCGTCATCGCCGCCGACTTCGTCGCCAAGCAACCGGGCGACGGCAATACGCTGCTGCTCACGCACATCAACAGCCACGGCATCGCCCCCGGCCTGCAGCCCAACCTGGGCTACGACGTGGACCGCGACTTCACGCCGCTGGCCCTGGTCGGCAAGACGCCGACCGTGCTCGTCGCTAACGTGAACCAGCCAGCCAAGGACCTGAAGTCGCTCGTCGAGCAATGCAAGGCGCAGCCCGGCAAGGTCATCTTCGGCTCGGCGGGCAGCGGCTCGGCCCAGCACCTGGCGCTGGAGATATTCAAGGCGCGCGCCGGCATCGACGTGCTGCACGTGCCGTACAAGGGCTCGGCGCCGCTCATGACCGACCTGATGGGCGGGCATGTGCACTACGCCTTCGAAGGCATGACCACCGCCACGCCGCTGATCCAGTCGAGCAAGGTGCGCGCGCTGGCCCAGACGCTGCAGACGCGCGTGGAATCCTTGCCCAACGTGCCCACGATCGCCGAGCAGGGCTATCCGGATTTCGAGGCCAGCATCTGGTTCGCGGTCGACGGTCCTGCCGGGATGCCTGCGCCGCTGGCCGACAGGCTCAGCGCCGACCTCGACAAGGTCCTGGCCCTGCCCGACGTGGCCGAGCGCCTGAAACAGTTCGGCGCGGCGGAGGGCGGCGGCGGACGGGCGCGCTATGCCGAGTTCGGCCGTGCCGAGCGCAAGAAATTCGCCCAGGTGATCCAGCAGGCGAACATCCGTCCGGAAGGGTGA
- a CDS encoding helix-turn-helix domain-containing protein produces MTTYLANIGSAVRTRRDALGLSQQRLAHLSGLSRQTLSGLENGTLQDLGFNRVAQVLNLLGLNAPAPSTQARDQKHGLWMAAKTASVSYKRELDADTLAHALATGNVPDAFLAHVAKLLEEAPLPIVVMAVEETAQREQVKPQHVWRNVAKLAKDLELSRQDVLA; encoded by the coding sequence ATGACGACCTATCTTGCAAATATTGGAAGCGCCGTCCGTACTCGCCGCGATGCCCTGGGCCTGTCACAACAACGGCTGGCCCATCTCAGCGGTCTGTCGCGGCAGACGCTCAGTGGCCTCGAGAACGGCACACTGCAAGACCTGGGGTTCAATCGCGTTGCCCAAGTCTTGAATCTCCTCGGCTTGAATGCCCCCGCTCCCAGCACGCAAGCCCGGGATCAGAAGCACGGGCTATGGATGGCTGCCAAGACCGCCAGCGTCAGCTACAAGCGCGAACTTGATGCAGACACCCTGGCCCATGCGCTGGCCACGGGCAACGTCCCCGATGCGTTCCTCGCTCACGTAGCGAAACTGCTGGAAGAGGCCCCCCTGCCCATCGTGGTCATGGCCGTGGAAGAAACGGCCCAACGTGAACAGGTAAAGCCGCAGCATGTCTGGCGCAACGTCGCCAAACTGGCAAAGGACCTTGAACTTTCCAGACAGGACGTGCTGGCATGA
- a CDS encoding LysR family transcriptional regulator: protein MDTRYLHTFVCVVERGSIAEAARHLDLTPTSVAQRLKALEDDVGSRLIVRAGRTVKPTVAGLRILERAQGVLREVRDLRSAASETELPAGPLRIGATPTALTGIFPPMLKRWVARHPHVEIYIEPASTTLLYSRVLAGELDAAVLVHPRFDLPKTCEWRDLREEPLILLTPETMTVQDPLLTIAREPFIRYDRNVVAGKLADDYLTEHGLRPKVRFELDGIESIAKLVSEGLGVSVLPDWPVVGQPSSAVKRWALPAPFPSRTVGAMWLRASVRSPLVQAFLHMAEPD, encoded by the coding sequence ATGGACACCCGCTACCTGCACACCTTCGTCTGCGTCGTCGAACGCGGCTCCATCGCCGAGGCCGCGCGGCACCTGGACCTGACGCCCACCTCCGTCGCCCAGCGCCTGAAGGCCCTGGAGGACGACGTGGGCAGCCGCCTGATCGTGCGCGCCGGCCGCACGGTCAAGCCCACCGTGGCGGGCCTGCGCATCCTGGAACGGGCGCAGGGCGTGCTGCGCGAGGTGCGCGACCTGCGCTCGGCGGCCTCGGAAACCGAGCTGCCTGCCGGGCCGCTGCGCATCGGCGCCACGCCCACGGCGCTGACCGGCATCTTCCCGCCCATGCTGAAACGCTGGGTGGCGCGCCATCCGCACGTGGAGATCTATATCGAGCCCGCTTCCACCACCCTGCTCTACAGCCGCGTGCTGGCAGGCGAACTGGACGCGGCGGTGCTGGTGCATCCGCGTTTCGACCTGCCCAAGACCTGCGAATGGCGGGATCTGCGCGAAGAGCCGCTGATCCTGCTGACGCCCGAAACGATGACGGTGCAGGATCCCCTGCTGACCATCGCGCGCGAGCCCTTCATCCGCTATGACCGCAACGTGGTGGCTGGCAAGCTGGCCGACGACTACCTGACCGAGCACGGCCTGCGGCCCAAGGTGCGCTTCGAGCTGGATGGCATCGAGTCGATTGCCAAGCTGGTGTCGGAAGGCCTGGGCGTGTCGGTGCTGCCGGACTGGCCGGTAGTGGGACAGCCGTCTTCCGCGGTGAAGCGCTGGGCACTGCCCGCGCCCTTCCCTTCCCGCACGGTGGGCGCCATGTGGCTGCGCGCCAGCGTGCGTTCGCCTTTGGTGCAGGCGTTTCTGCACATGGCCGAGCCTGACTGA
- a CDS encoding LysR substrate-binding domain-containing protein — protein MTAALDIDLLRTFHAVARLGQFRAAAEQVHRSPAAVSVQIQRLESVAGGRLFERDNQSVSLTPLGQRLLSGTAPLLGMHDRLLDDLHGTSPAGRLKLGVPDEYAGHVIRDILPRFAASWPNVVLEVTTAPSQSLREQTERGRLHVALLVQPRGRKPDARAVTQTTPVWVAGLGADVALEAPVPLALHAAHCPYRDAMIASLARAGVSWRVVLSSPSSQAVQACVEAGLGVSLVDRSRVTAAMRVLEGWPAVAPHEVVLWRAASTPSDPAATLMEEALRQHFRL, from the coding sequence ATGACGGCAGCCCTGGACATCGACCTGCTGCGCACCTTCCACGCCGTGGCCCGCCTGGGCCAGTTCCGCGCGGCGGCCGAGCAGGTGCACCGCAGCCCCGCGGCCGTCAGCGTGCAGATCCAGCGGCTGGAGTCCGTCGCGGGCGGGCGGCTGTTCGAACGCGACAATCAGTCGGTCAGCCTGACGCCCCTGGGCCAGCGACTGTTGTCCGGCACCGCGCCGCTGCTGGGCATGCATGACAGGCTGCTGGACGATCTGCACGGCACCAGCCCTGCCGGCCGCCTCAAGCTGGGCGTGCCGGACGAATACGCGGGCCATGTCATCCGCGACATCCTGCCGCGTTTCGCCGCCAGTTGGCCCAATGTCGTGCTGGAGGTGACGACCGCGCCCAGCCAGTCGTTGCGCGAACAGACCGAGCGCGGGCGGCTGCACGTGGCCTTGCTCGTGCAGCCCCGCGGGCGCAAGCCGGACGCGCGCGCCGTCACCCAGACCACGCCCGTGTGGGTGGCGGGTCTGGGCGCGGACGTGGCATTGGAGGCGCCCGTTCCCCTGGCGCTGCATGCCGCGCATTGCCCGTACAGGGACGCGATGATCGCTTCGCTCGCGCGCGCGGGCGTGTCCTGGCGCGTGGTGCTCAGCAGCCCGTCCAGTCAGGCGGTGCAGGCCTGCGTCGAGGCGGGACTGGGGGTCAGCCTGGTGGACCGCTCGCGCGTCACCGCCGCCATGCGGGTCCTGGAAGGCTGGCCCGCCGTTGCGCCGCATGAGGTCGTGCTGTGGCGGGCGGCATCGACGCCGTCCGATCCCGCGGCGACGCTCATGGAAGAGGCGCTGCGCCAGCACTTCCGCCTGTAG
- the dkgB gene encoding 2,5-didehydrogluconate reductase DkgB yields the protein MSTPAFGLGTFRLKDQAAYDSVSQALDAGYRLIDTAQIYGNEAEVGRALADSGVPRRDVFLTTKIWIDSFSRDKLVPSLKESLKKLRTEQVDLTLIHWPSPKDQVPMQEYLEALADAKAQGLTRAIGVSNFTIAQLDQAIGILGAKEIATNQIEVHPFLQNRKLTAHARTRGIHVTSYMTLAYGKVIDDAVINEVARRHGATPAQVALAWALQQGYAVIPSSTKRANLEGNLKAQSITLDDEDMKRIATLDRGERLANPEGIAPAWD from the coding sequence ATGAGCACTCCCGCTTTCGGTCTTGGCACCTTCCGCCTGAAGGACCAGGCCGCCTATGACTCCGTCAGCCAGGCGCTGGACGCCGGCTACCGCCTCATCGACACCGCGCAGATCTATGGCAACGAGGCCGAGGTGGGCCGCGCGCTGGCCGACAGCGGCGTGCCGCGCCGCGACGTCTTCCTGACCACCAAGATCTGGATCGACAGCTTCTCGCGCGACAAGCTGGTCCCCAGCTTGAAGGAAAGCCTGAAGAAGCTGCGCACCGAGCAAGTCGACCTGACGCTGATCCATTGGCCTTCGCCCAAGGACCAGGTGCCCATGCAGGAATACCTGGAAGCGCTGGCCGACGCCAAGGCGCAGGGCCTGACCCGGGCCATCGGCGTATCGAACTTCACCATCGCCCAACTCGACCAGGCCATCGGCATCCTGGGTGCGAAGGAGATCGCCACCAACCAGATCGAGGTGCATCCCTTCCTGCAGAACCGCAAGCTGACGGCCCATGCGCGCACACGCGGCATCCACGTCACGTCCTACATGACGCTGGCCTACGGCAAGGTGATCGACGATGCCGTGATCAACGAGGTGGCCAGGCGCCACGGTGCCACGCCCGCGCAAGTGGCGCTGGCCTGGGCCCTGCAGCAGGGCTACGCGGTGATCCCGTCTTCCACCAAGCGCGCCAACCTGGAAGGCAACCTGAAGGCGCAGTCGATCACGCTGGACGACGAGGACATGAAAAGGATCGCCACGCTGGACCGCGGCGAACGCCTCGCGAATCCGGAAGGCATTGCACCGGCCTGGGATTGA
- a CDS encoding patatin-like phospholipase family protein: MAYRPRIGLALGSGSARGWSHIGVIRALERAGVVPDVVCGTSIGALVGAVYAAGRLDWLAEWTGKLTWGGVVGMLDLRMGGGLIEGSKLVRFFEQHFDDEGMAGLPKPFACVATELSTGREVWLRDGPVIDAVRASMALPGLFTPAQQKGRLLVDGGLVNPVPVSLCRAMGADIVIAVDLNWDLIGRRSRSATTAAAPEEDKTGVLATLLGKLRPAPRAAAGNPDEPPAPEMPSLLDVLGTSLNIMQVRITQSRLAGEPADVMIRPRLSNIAAMDYHRANLAIAEGERAATRVLPLIQDLLGPQLLPLDDASLDEEAAQ; encoded by the coding sequence ATGGCTTACCGTCCTCGTATCGGCCTGGCGCTGGGCAGCGGCTCGGCGCGCGGCTGGTCGCACATCGGTGTCATACGCGCGCTGGAGCGGGCGGGCGTCGTGCCCGACGTGGTCTGCGGCACGTCCATCGGCGCGCTGGTGGGCGCGGTCTATGCCGCCGGGCGGCTGGACTGGCTGGCCGAATGGACAGGCAAGCTCACCTGGGGCGGCGTGGTCGGCATGCTGGACCTGCGCATGGGCGGCGGCTTGATCGAAGGCAGCAAGCTGGTGCGTTTCTTCGAGCAGCATTTCGATGACGAAGGCATGGCGGGCCTGCCCAAGCCATTCGCCTGCGTGGCCACCGAGCTGTCGACGGGCCGCGAGGTATGGCTGCGCGACGGTCCGGTCATCGACGCGGTGCGGGCCTCCATGGCCTTGCCGGGCTTGTTCACGCCGGCCCAGCAAAAGGGCAGGCTGCTGGTCGATGGCGGGCTGGTGAACCCGGTGCCGGTGTCGCTGTGCCGCGCCATGGGCGCGGACATCGTGATTGCCGTGGACCTGAACTGGGACCTGATCGGCCGGCGCAGCCGCAGCGCGACGACGGCAGCGGCCCCGGAGGAAGACAAGACCGGTGTGCTGGCGACGCTCCTGGGCAAGCTGCGGCCCGCGCCGCGCGCCGCCGCGGGCAATCCCGACGAGCCGCCCGCGCCCGAGATGCCGTCCCTGCTGGACGTGCTGGGCACGAGCCTGAACATCATGCAGGTGCGCATCACGCAGAGCCGCCTGGCCGGCGAGCCCGCCGACGTCATGATCCGGCCCAGGCTGTCGAACATCGCGGCCATGGACTACCACCGCGCGAATCTTGCCATCGCCGAAGGCGAGCGCGCCGCGACGCGGGTGCTGCCCTTGATCCAGGACCTGCTGGGACCGCAACTGCTGCCGCTGGACGACGCTTCCCTGGACGAAGAGGCCGCGCAGTAG
- a CDS encoding DMT family transporter, with translation MRNLSLAPSPPVVIPLLLLEAGLVIAWSSGFVGMRFALDHAPVFLVVFWRCVLLTLCLLPWVARSVWRTPAPLLLRQAAIGLLAMACYLAGVAKGIEHGVPAGMAALIADLLPVGTALIAACVLRHRLGRLTWAGLGIGLAGTLIVLRDALALGDAPAWAYAMPLLGMLALAVATLWQKRDPSTASMDLLPTLWIQCAVSTVFFGILAGQEGSLAPVASGGFAAAVLWTAVLSSLGGYGLYWLCLRRSSPTRVASVLYLSPAATLLWAWSLFGEPLTWLMLAGTAVCGAGVWLVARGESRT, from the coding sequence ATGCGGAATCTTTCACTTGCCCCCTCTCCTCCCGTCGTCATTCCCTTGCTGCTGCTCGAGGCCGGCCTCGTCATCGCGTGGAGCTCCGGCTTCGTCGGCATGCGCTTCGCGCTCGACCACGCGCCGGTATTCCTGGTCGTCTTCTGGCGTTGCGTGCTGCTCACGCTCTGCCTGCTGCCCTGGGTGGCACGGTCGGTGTGGCGCACGCCGGCGCCCTTGCTGCTGCGGCAGGCCGCCATCGGTCTCCTGGCCATGGCGTGCTACCTGGCGGGCGTTGCCAAAGGCATCGAGCATGGCGTGCCCGCGGGCATGGCCGCGCTGATCGCGGACCTCCTGCCCGTGGGCACCGCCCTGATCGCGGCCTGCGTGCTGCGGCACCGGCTGGGCCGGCTGACCTGGGCAGGATTGGGAATCGGCCTGGCCGGCACGCTGATCGTGCTGCGTGATGCCCTGGCGCTTGGCGACGCGCCGGCATGGGCTTACGCCATGCCCTTGCTGGGCATGCTGGCATTGGCCGTGGCCACCTTGTGGCAGAAGCGTGATCCATCCACGGCAAGCATGGATCTCCTGCCCACGCTGTGGATACAGTGCGCGGTATCCACGGTGTTCTTCGGCATCCTGGCGGGGCAGGAAGGCAGCCTTGCACCCGTCGCCAGCGGCGGCTTCGCCGCCGCGGTGCTGTGGACCGCCGTGCTTTCCAGCCTGGGCGGCTACGGCCTTTATTGGCTGTGCCTGCGGCGCAGCTCGCCCACGCGGGTTGCCAGCGTGCTGTACCTGAGCCCCGCCGCCACCTTGCTGTGGGCGTGGAGCCTGTTCGGCGAGCCGCTCACCTGGCTCATGCTGGCCGGCACCGCGGTGTGCGGCGCCGGCGTATGGCTGGTCGCGCGGGGAGAGTCACGGACGTGA